CCAGATAACGTGGGTGGATGTGAACTAATTTTACGTACAGCATCTGCTCTCCTTCTTCATAGTTAATGCTGCGCTTGCCTAAGGAGGTACAAGCAAATGACAAGATTGATAATGTTAGTAAAGCTCCTGCATACATACTTGCACATACAGCCGTGATCACTAGATAATTTACTGATCACTGACAAAGAATGACTACTATTTTGATAGTCATACAACTGAATAATGTGCCAATCCATGGTTTAAATGAGCTATTTGATCTAAAAGCCTTCTTAGAAAACTTCCTTTACCCTCTCTTTATTGGTTCATCCCCATCTAGTGGCAAATATCAACTACTTAGGGATGAGTTTCCTCTCTTGAAATCTAAACTTTTCTCAATTGGAAGTAAATCTGTATTGGAAAACgttttattatcattatgtGTATTATTCATGTCCCCAGTGGGCTCCAgtcctttttttaaatgctgctcAGGCACTTAGAAGAGTTGTCAACTCACCGACAGCCACCTGGAAGTCGCTGTATTTGCTGGCACACTGAGCTGAAGTCAAGACCAGGTTCTCCTTCAGAATGACTCCACTACAGAAACCTGCTGACTCTGAGCTCTTCAGGAGAGCCTGCAAACAACACAATGATCCCACTAGAGACTTACAATAAAAATTGTTTATTGTGATAATTTATGACAAATGCTTAAAGGAATACTTGTACTGCGTCACAGTGTGAGTGTTCCTACCTGCCAGGGACACTCTGTATCAGAACAGGCAACTCCCTTAAAGTCATTTTGGGTGATGCTGGACTGTCTGCTGTTCCACTGACGCAGAGTGTTCAATTTGCCACAGGGGTTTTGTACTGAAATAAGTATGTGAGATGGTTATGATTACTTATTTGTTGTTAGattattctgtctctgtcttagtCCTGGAAACAGTCATACCTGCAGGCTCACAGATATTCCTGTCTGAAGGTCTGAGCTTCCATCCACGGGCGCAAGAGCACTCGTAGGATGTGTAGCTTGGTTTACAGAACTGGGAGCAACCCTTGTCCTTCTCCAAGGTGCACAAAGTCTGGTCTGCAACAGAGAAGGTAAGGTTTTAGCACTCACACATGAGATACAGTAAATTACCAGTGATGATCAAAGTCAACTTATTGACCTGTCCTCCTCACCATTTTCACAGTGGACCCCCGTGAAACCCGACTTGCAGACGCAGTCATATCCTCCCACACTGTCTGAACACAGGGCTCCATTCTTGCAAGGCCTCTCTGCACATTGGTCTCCATCTAAGCACAGACAGTAAGTCTTTGAGAAGATGTTATGTACTACTAACGACTGTGCAGTGAtggaaaatcattttaacaTAGCACTTACCAATATAGACAGACCAGAAGATATCCTGGAAGAGAGAATATGCATAAATGATGATGgttttctctgttatttccAAGGTGCATCCATGAAATACAGCAGTGTTACTAGACGTTTGAGGTAGCAAGTAAATCAGGATGTGACAGTAAAATCCTAAAGCTCACCGTGCGATATGAGTCCTGGAAGAATCTTCTGGCTTCCTCGTAGGTGCACACCTTCTCCATGCATGCCTGCTCCAGGTTTACAGCGCGGTTGCTGCTGTCGACATTCCTCTTCTGGCGGGCAATCACTGAGCTCGCCTGCTGTTTGTCCAGAAAGACTAGAGGAACAGTGAATGTCTCAGCTGGTTTTCACACAACACACTGGTTTGAACCCGTGTGCCTAAACAGATTCAGTGCCAAGCAGACTTTAGCTTCACTagcacagtttttctttttcacaactACTACACTTTGTTTGCCTAACTGTGATttgtttaagttattttttcaaGTAAAAATGCCAAACGATTCAtgaaaagaatagaaaaatatacaATAGTCATCaagatttcaaataaaataacttttctcattAACTGAAGCTAAAGCTCCTGTGTGATAAAGTTAACtctaaaaacactaaacacttcCACTAAattctaaaacactaaaaaactttttttactAAGCTGACACATTATATTTAGCATGCTCCCTGACCTTCTTTATTCCTCACTTCTTTTTCGCTCTCTCTACAGTTCACACTACACCATCGTTCCTGAGCTCTGCAGTCTGATCTGGCCCTCTCACCTGTCTGGGGGGTCTGAATTGCTGCCACAGCCCCTGCCAGTagacacagcacagcagcacatgtAGGTGAGGAGCACATGGTGAAATTGAAGCGTGACCCAGAGCTGAGTTAGGTTGTCAGTACAGCAAGAATCAGAGTGTGTTCCTAGAAATAAGACAAGCTGATTAAAGACATAATTCACAGGTTGATCTAAAAAGGAAATCAGATGTAGAAGAAGTCATTTTGGTTAATGACTGAAATGTCGAAAACACACTTACTAAAAAACGAATAAAAATCTTTGCTAGCTGTCATAAAAAGGTGGGTCACTACGTGCCTTGAATGTGCTACTATGTGATTAATGGCTCATTGGTTGCTTATGAATTTGAGTCATCCTGATTATTTAGGGAGCTCCATCTGCATTGAGAACATTAATACTATTGTGTTGCATGAGAAGTCGTTTATTTAAAGGACCTCAACATGTCAGCTCTTCTTTTACCACTCTCTTCCCTTTCATTAGACATTGCTGTCATTCATATATAGATAGCTGTAGCTATTTGGTGCACTCTGTGTATTGTGTCCATGTATTATCTGCGGTACTGTATAGTTTTCAGACTGCTACTCAAGATTCATTTAAGT
This genomic window from Mastacembelus armatus chromosome 8, fMasArm1.2, whole genome shotgun sequence contains:
- the proza gene encoding protein Z, vitamin K-dependent plasma glycoprotein a; its protein translation is MCSSPTCAAVLCLLAGAVAAIQTPQTVFLDKQQASSVIARQKRNVDSSNRAVNLEQACMEKVCTYEEARRFFQDSYRTDIFWSVYIDGDQCAERPCKNGALCSDSVGGYDCVCKSGFTGVHCENDQTLCTLEKDKGCSQFCKPSYTSYECSCARGWKLRPSDRNICEPAVQNPCGKLNTLRQWNSRQSSITQNDFKGVACSDTECPWQALLKSSESAGFCSGVILKENLVLTSAQCASKYSDFQVAVGKRSINYEEGEQMLYVKLVHIHPRYLEGRPENDLAVIELRDRILFKKDVVAACLPERDFAESVLMKGEFPAVVTGWKEVNLASAFQDPLTLNYLAYNQLPQCLDTHPNLMTNKMGCTAPRANADCTMSSGSPLLTLYREVFFLTGVVTQPSGADCSKGFIFQKVSRYLGWLQPLMGSR